Proteins encoded together in one Leptospira semungkisensis window:
- the ispG gene encoding (E)-4-hydroxy-3-methylbut-2-enyl-diphosphate synthase, whose translation MNFRYNHSPFSYKRRKTREVKVGDVGIGGENPIRIQSMITADTRDTENSVRQILELEEAGCEIVRLTVPSQPDADNLPNIRKELKRLGSKVPLVADIHFTPSVAMKSVEWVEKVRINPGNFADKKKFAIRDYTDQEYREELERISEVFSPLVLRCKELGVSMRIGTNHGSLSDRIMNRFGDTPQGMVESAIEFIRIAESLSYKDIIVSMKASNPQVMVQAYRLLCSRFLELQMDYPLHLGVTEAGDGKDGRIKSAIGIGSLLEDGLGDTIRVSLTEDPIHEVPVARLLADKFNKIRFPEAPSQGYSEFRNPYSYQRFYSRPIQISTLSLGETQPVRIESYIPFETEGQFSSELSSLRSFARSKSLEVETVSVPLPSDPFLIEECLNASKSSSVPMGVIVEQNELLLEDVLEDLIPFPKVTLDPFHHFQNRDSLLEFLHKREGKGITELNVQAYQIESLKGLPDAFKEAGIESVAFSLKTPHILHDYRKLARILSDFDYPIFLSAEYPDMETALYESSIGIGGMLTDGIGDMLRIKIVDSNSEAVLQLGFDILQATRLRLTKTEYISCPSCGRTLFDLQTTTARIKEKTGHLKGVKIAVMGCIVNGPGEMADADFGYVGAGPGKVHLYRGKEIVLKNVPSEEADERLVQLIKDSGMWAERESVESAR comes from the coding sequence ATGAACTTCCGCTATAATCATTCTCCTTTTTCTTATAAACGCCGCAAGACCAGAGAGGTTAAGGTAGGCGATGTGGGAATTGGTGGAGAGAATCCAATCCGGATCCAATCCATGATCACTGCGGATACAAGGGATACCGAAAACTCGGTGAGACAGATTCTGGAACTCGAAGAGGCAGGATGTGAGATCGTGCGATTGACCGTGCCTTCTCAACCGGATGCGGACAATCTCCCTAATATTAGAAAAGAGTTAAAGCGTCTGGGAAGCAAGGTCCCTCTTGTCGCAGACATTCATTTTACCCCGAGCGTTGCGATGAAATCGGTGGAATGGGTGGAGAAGGTCCGGATCAATCCGGGCAATTTCGCCGACAAAAAGAAATTTGCGATTAGAGATTATACCGACCAAGAATACAGAGAAGAATTAGAAAGGATCTCCGAAGTATTTAGCCCACTTGTATTGCGTTGCAAGGAGCTTGGAGTCTCGATGAGGATAGGAACCAATCACGGCTCTCTATCCGACCGGATCATGAATCGCTTTGGCGATACACCACAAGGAATGGTTGAATCCGCGATCGAGTTTATTCGGATCGCAGAGAGTCTTTCTTATAAAGATATTATCGTAAGTATGAAGGCATCCAATCCTCAGGTGATGGTGCAAGCCTATCGACTTCTTTGCAGTAGGTTCTTAGAACTGCAGATGGATTATCCTTTGCACTTGGGAGTAACCGAAGCAGGAGATGGAAAAGACGGAAGGATCAAGTCCGCCATAGGAATAGGATCCTTGCTCGAAGACGGCCTTGGAGATACCATCCGTGTTTCTCTCACAGAAGATCCAATCCATGAGGTGCCTGTCGCAAGATTGCTCGCGGATAAGTTCAACAAGATCCGCTTTCCCGAGGCACCTAGCCAAGGATATTCCGAATTCAGAAATCCTTATTCTTACCAAAGATTTTATAGCAGACCGATCCAGATCTCCACTCTTTCCTTAGGAGAAACACAGCCTGTTCGGATCGAATCCTATATTCCGTTTGAAACAGAAGGTCAATTCTCAAGCGAACTTTCTTCTCTTAGAAGTTTCGCAAGATCCAAATCCCTAGAAGTAGAAACTGTTTCCGTTCCACTACCGAGTGATCCGTTTTTAATAGAAGAATGTTTGAATGCATCTAAATCTTCTTCGGTTCCAATGGGAGTGATCGTAGAACAAAACGAGCTACTCCTCGAAGATGTGCTCGAAGATCTAATCCCCTTCCCTAAGGTTACCTTAGATCCTTTTCATCATTTTCAAAATAGGGATTCTCTATTAGAATTTTTGCATAAACGAGAAGGAAAAGGAATCACTGAGTTAAATGTGCAGGCCTATCAGATCGAAAGTTTAAAGGGTCTGCCGGACGCATTCAAAGAAGCGGGAATAGAATCCGTCGCCTTCTCCTTGAAAACTCCTCATATACTTCATGATTATAGAAAGCTTGCTAGGATCCTAAGCGATTTCGATTATCCAATCTTCTTGAGCGCTGAATATCCGGATATGGAAACCGCACTCTATGAGTCTTCGATCGGGATCGGAGGAATGTTGACTGACGGGATCGGAGACATGCTTCGTATCAAGATCGTGGATTCGAATTCGGAAGCGGTGCTGCAATTAGGATTCGATATACTGCAAGCGACCAGACTTAGACTTACAAAAACTGAATATATTTCCTGTCCTTCTTGTGGAAGAACCTTATTCGATCTGCAAACAACGACTGCCCGCATCAAGGAAAAGACAGGTCACCTCAAGGGAGTGAAGATCGCTGTCATGGGATGTATCGTAAACGGTCCTGGAGAAATGGCGGATGCAGATTTCGGATACGTAGGAGCCGGCCCAGGCAAGGTCCACTTGTATAGAGGAAAAGAAATCGTTCTGAAAAACGTTCCCTCTGAAGAAGCGGACGAGCGCCTGGTCCAACTCATCAAGGATTCAGGAATGTGGGCCGAAAGAGAATCGGTCGAATCGGCCCGTTAG
- the gltB gene encoding glutamate synthase large subunit has product MLNLDEQLRIQKYLEENGLYDRSFERDNCGVGFVASYKGESNHRVVSMGLKAVACLTHRGAVDADMQTGDGAGIMIRIPKKLFAKYIEDMGHRRPEEDSIGVGMVFLPREDIDKQDVCRSLIESALMQFNFKLYAWRYVPVNPEVLGPKANASRPQIEQVLIGKPEGMSNEDFETKLFLIQKKVMRDALKLSMSEDFYICSFSSERITFKGLFNGNQVSQFYEDLKSEEMVSPYCIFHQRYSTNTFPSWALAQPFRVLAHNGEINTIVGNRIWMLAREEELECEKWGEFQKEIHPIIRPHLSDSASLDNAMEAIVRSGKDVLHAKAMLIPNAWSKNVQMSEGLKAFYEYNNTLTEPWDGPAALAFAEGDWVGGSLDRNGLRPARYVVTEDGLVVMGSETGLVHIDEEIITKKGRLGPGDMLAINLKEGKVYFNEDINALFEKKYDYKEWSKENVEYLDQTIDDSIAKTVTYTGDELRRRQVLFAYSPYKQKAVIKPQAQLGKEAIGSMGDDTPLSILMLSRIGLYTYFRQRFAQVTNPPIDYLREKGVTSLYTRLVKKPNLFADEKPQNCLVLSHPYLTNLGLQRIRDKDGKQYKVQTLDATFEAHHEVSAQRNYLELALDQLLADAVKAAESGVNILILSDKKLNKERAPIPMELAVAAVHNHLIRNKKRAATNILVETGSAFEIHNVAVLLGYGASGVNSYLIWDTLHDLWQKGDFDAEDGTRPSFASLCSNYRYGVDDGLLKVMSKMGISIMSSYVGGQVFEAIGLSRTLISKYFPGTYSRISGIGIGGIEQNILRNHDMAFNKEINPEDFISEKDDQPHRWSPKVVKFIRKAAVDNDYEAFLEASKIMEESDPINIRDLFDFVERASVPIEEVETVSEIQKRFLTPGMSHGALSIEAHTDLAIAMNRLGAKSSSGEGGEHPSRYVVDEKGDLANSSIKQVASGRFGVTSEYLNSAKELEIKIAQGAKPGEGGQLPGKKNNEEIATNRHTPQGIDLISPPPHHDIYSIEDLSQLIYDLKQANHTAQVSVKLVSEAGVGTIAAGVAKANADVILISGHVGGTGAASLTSIKHAGSPWELGLSETHQVLVMNGLRDRVVLRTDGGIVSGRDVIIAACLGAEEYGIGTASLVALGCIMARKCHLNNCPTGIATQDMKFRAKYKGSPDQVANLMTLLAMEVREYLAKLGFRSMDEMIGRTDLLKQITRYEQDRLDSLDLNPILVRLPLLYDPKKKKDRSVRRETIGEVLDDRIIKDAEPALEGKTSMSLSYSVKNTNRTVGAKISGIIARKYGSKGLPGKLEIILEGTAGQSLGAWLVKGMQITLHGDANDYVGKGLCGGTIVVRKHRRSKLKAYENVIIGNTCLYGATSGKLFSSGRAGERFGVRNSGADAVVGGAGDHFLEYMTSGTIVCLGSVGKNMGAGMTGGKAYFFQKDWELEPLINKEYVKIVDLENEDYEIIKSLITEHTKLTGSELSEEILKAWEDSKKYFVKVTPK; this is encoded by the coding sequence ATGTTAAACCTTGACGAACAGTTGCGGATCCAAAAGTACTTGGAGGAGAACGGTCTCTACGACAGATCCTTCGAGCGCGATAACTGCGGTGTAGGCTTCGTCGCTTCTTATAAGGGCGAGTCCAACCATCGAGTCGTATCCATGGGTTTGAAGGCAGTTGCCTGCTTGACCCACCGTGGAGCCGTGGACGCCGATATGCAAACCGGAGACGGCGCGGGGATCATGATCCGTATCCCTAAGAAACTGTTCGCTAAATATATCGAAGACATGGGACACAGACGTCCCGAAGAGGATTCTATCGGAGTAGGAATGGTTTTCCTTCCGAGAGAAGATATCGATAAACAAGATGTTTGTCGAAGCCTCATCGAATCCGCTCTAATGCAATTCAACTTCAAGCTTTATGCTTGGAGATATGTTCCTGTAAATCCTGAGGTTCTTGGACCTAAGGCGAATGCTTCTCGTCCTCAGATCGAACAAGTTCTTATCGGTAAACCGGAAGGAATGTCCAACGAGGACTTCGAAACGAAATTATTCCTCATTCAAAAGAAAGTCATGAGAGATGCTCTCAAGCTTTCCATGAGCGAAGACTTCTATATTTGCTCCTTCTCTTCTGAAAGAATCACATTCAAAGGATTGTTCAACGGAAACCAGGTCTCTCAATTTTACGAAGATCTAAAAAGCGAAGAGATGGTATCTCCTTACTGTATCTTCCACCAAAGGTATTCCACCAACACATTCCCAAGTTGGGCATTAGCTCAGCCTTTCCGTGTTCTTGCTCATAACGGTGAGATCAATACTATCGTCGGGAACCGAATTTGGATGCTCGCGAGAGAAGAGGAATTGGAATGCGAGAAATGGGGAGAGTTCCAAAAGGAAATCCATCCTATCATTCGTCCTCATCTTTCCGACTCTGCAAGTTTGGATAATGCGATGGAAGCGATCGTACGTTCCGGTAAGGACGTACTTCATGCCAAAGCGATGCTTATTCCGAATGCATGGAGTAAGAACGTTCAGATGTCCGAGGGACTGAAAGCATTCTACGAATATAATAATACTCTAACAGAGCCTTGGGACGGACCGGCTGCTCTTGCTTTCGCAGAAGGCGATTGGGTCGGAGGAAGCTTGGATCGTAATGGTCTTCGTCCTGCCAGATATGTGGTTACCGAAGACGGACTCGTGGTCATGGGTTCCGAGACCGGACTCGTGCATATCGACGAAGAGATCATCACTAAGAAAGGCCGTTTAGGTCCGGGCGATATGCTCGCGATCAACCTGAAAGAAGGAAAGGTCTACTTCAACGAAGACATCAATGCTCTCTTCGAAAAGAAATACGATTATAAAGAATGGTCCAAAGAAAACGTAGAATACTTAGATCAGACGATCGACGATTCTATTGCTAAAACCGTAACTTATACTGGTGACGAGTTAAGAAGAAGACAGGTACTATTCGCATATTCTCCGTACAAGCAAAAGGCTGTGATCAAACCTCAGGCCCAACTTGGTAAAGAAGCAATCGGTTCCATGGGAGACGATACTCCTCTTTCTATCCTAATGCTTTCTCGTATCGGATTGTATACGTACTTCCGCCAGAGATTCGCGCAGGTTACCAATCCTCCGATCGATTATCTACGTGAGAAGGGAGTGACTTCTCTTTACACAAGACTCGTGAAGAAGCCCAATCTATTTGCTGATGAAAAACCTCAGAACTGTTTGGTACTTTCACATCCGTATCTTACGAACCTAGGCTTGCAAAGGATCCGGGACAAGGACGGAAAGCAATACAAGGTGCAGACATTGGATGCTACCTTCGAGGCTCATCACGAGGTTAGCGCTCAAAGAAATTATCTGGAGCTGGCATTGGATCAGTTGCTCGCGGACGCAGTCAAAGCTGCCGAATCCGGAGTGAATATCCTCATCCTTTCCGACAAGAAATTGAATAAGGAAAGAGCTCCAATTCCTATGGAATTGGCAGTGGCAGCAGTTCATAACCATTTGATCCGCAATAAGAAGAGAGCCGCTACTAATATTCTAGTAGAGACCGGATCTGCATTCGAGATCCATAATGTGGCTGTGCTTTTAGGCTACGGAGCTTCCGGAGTGAACAGCTATCTGATCTGGGACACTCTTCATGATCTATGGCAGAAGGGAGACTTTGACGCTGAAGATGGAACTCGTCCTTCTTTCGCTTCTCTTTGCTCAAACTATCGCTATGGAGTGGATGACGGACTTCTGAAAGTCATGTCCAAGATGGGAATTTCCATCATGTCTTCCTATGTAGGTGGGCAGGTATTCGAGGCGATTGGTCTTTCTAGGACTTTGATCTCCAAGTATTTCCCTGGAACTTATTCTAGGATCTCCGGGATCGGAATAGGCGGGATCGAGCAAAACATATTAAGAAATCATGATATGGCCTTCAATAAGGAGATCAATCCTGAGGATTTCATCTCCGAGAAGGACGATCAACCTCATAGATGGTCTCCTAAAGTCGTGAAGTTTATCCGCAAGGCTGCGGTGGACAACGATTACGAAGCATTCTTAGAGGCTTCTAAGATCATGGAAGAAAGCGATCCGATCAATATACGAGATCTATTCGATTTCGTAGAGCGTGCTTCTGTTCCGATCGAAGAAGTAGAAACTGTTTCCGAGATCCAAAAACGTTTCTTAACTCCTGGTATGAGCCATGGAGCTCTTTCTATCGAGGCGCATACAGACCTTGCGATCGCGATGAACCGTTTAGGCGCTAAGTCTTCTTCTGGAGAAGGCGGGGAGCATCCTTCTCGTTACGTAGTGGATGAGAAGGGAGACCTTGCAAATTCTTCCATCAAGCAGGTTGCTTCCGGAAGATTCGGTGTTACTTCCGAATATTTGAACTCTGCAAAAGAATTGGAGATCAAGATCGCGCAAGGAGCGAAACCGGGAGAAGGCGGACAGCTTCCTGGCAAGAAGAATAATGAGGAGATTGCGACAAACCGTCACACTCCTCAGGGGATCGATTTGATCTCTCCTCCTCCTCACCACGATATTTATTCTATCGAGGACTTGTCGCAGCTGATCTACGACTTGAAGCAAGCCAATCATACTGCACAAGTTTCCGTAAAACTGGTTTCTGAAGCAGGTGTAGGAACTATTGCTGCAGGTGTAGCGAAAGCGAACGCGGATGTGATCCTGATCTCAGGACATGTCGGTGGGACTGGGGCCGCTTCTTTGACTTCCATCAAACATGCGGGTTCTCCTTGGGAGCTTGGGCTTTCCGAGACGCATCAAGTTTTAGTAATGAACGGTCTAAGAGATCGAGTGGTTCTCCGTACTGACGGGGGAATTGTCTCCGGTAGGGACGTGATTATCGCGGCTTGCTTAGGCGCAGAAGAATACGGTATCGGTACTGCTTCTCTCGTAGCTCTGGGTTGTATCATGGCGAGAAAATGCCATTTGAATAACTGTCCTACCGGTATTGCTACTCAGGACATGAAGTTCAGAGCAAAATACAAAGGCTCTCCTGACCAAGTCGCCAATTTAATGACACTTCTTGCAATGGAAGTAAGAGAATACTTAGCTAAGCTAGGCTTCCGTTCTATGGACGAGATGATCGGAAGAACGGATCTTCTGAAACAGATCACTCGTTATGAGCAGGATCGTCTGGATTCCTTGGATTTGAATCCGATCCTAGTTCGTCTTCCTCTTCTTTACGATCCTAAGAAGAAGAAAGATCGATCTGTAAGAAGAGAGACTATCGGAGAAGTGCTGGATGATCGTATCATCAAGGACGCAGAGCCAGCACTCGAAGGAAAGACTTCCATGTCTCTTTCTTATTCTGTTAAGAATACGAACAGAACAGTAGGTGCTAAGATCTCCGGGATCATTGCTCGTAAATATGGTTCAAAAGGTCTTCCTGGAAAACTAGAGATTATTCTCGAAGGGACTGCGGGTCAGTCACTGGGCGCTTGGCTTGTGAAAGGAATGCAGATCACTCTGCATGGAGACGCGAACGACTATGTTGGTAAAGGACTCTGTGGAGGAACCATCGTAGTTCGTAAGCATCGCCGTTCCAAACTAAAGGCTTATGAGAATGTGATTATAGGAAACACTTGTCTCTACGGAGCGACTTCCGGAAAACTATTCAGCTCAGGAAGGGCTGGAGAAAGATTCGGAGTGAGAAACTCTGGAGCGGACGCAGTAGTCGGCGGAGCCGGAGACCATTTCTTGGAATACATGACCAGTGGGACGATCGTTTGTCTTGGCTCAGTCGGCAAGAACATGGGAGCCGGTATGACCGGAGGAAAAGCTTACTTCTTCCAAAAAGATTGGGAGCTAGAACCTTTGATCAACAAAGAATACGTGAAAATCGTGGATCTTGAAAATGAAGATTACGAAATCATAAAGTCTTTGATCACCGAGCATACCAAGTTGACCGGTTCCGAGCTTTCCGAAGAGATCTTGAAAGCTTGGGAAGACTCCAAAAAATATTTTGTGAAAGTAACTCCTAAATAA